A stretch of Malus sylvestris chromosome 11, drMalSylv7.2, whole genome shotgun sequence DNA encodes these proteins:
- the LOC126589401 gene encoding WUSCHEL-related homeobox 3-like: MSPAANSSSSRWCPTPEQLMLLEEMYRAGIRTPNASQIQHITAQLSFYGKIEGKNVFYWFQNHKARDRQKLRRKLCKQLQQQQLLYHHHNNHNYPNYHYHQQLNQQSFLGYLESPPPASSALHHPQLSTCHHHDNYSSTGFLPPQVGVEDALINYTWKMTIPEKVEMEKSVMSMHGRDWMMNVGPPSPCCTSTRSTATTSRPPLKTLQLFPTTAANLKEESTPSYNAPSSSSLTDNY; the protein is encoded by the exons ATGTCCCCTGCAGCTAACTCATCATCATCGAGATGGTGCCCTACCCCAGAGCAACTGATGCTCCTTGAAGAGATGTACAGAGCTGGAATTAGAACCCCAAATGCCTCTCAAATCCAACACATCACTGCCCAGCTCTCTTTCTATGGCAAGATTGAGGGCAAAAATGTATTTTACTGGTTCCAAAACCACAAGGCAAGGGACAGACAGAAACTTAGGAGAAAGCTTTGTAAGCAACTGCAGCAGCAGCAACTACTCTATCACCATCATAATAACCACAATTACCCTAACTACCACTATCATCAGCAGCTGAATCAGCAGAGCTTTCTTGGCTACCTTGAGTCCCCTCCTCCTGCATCTTCTGCTCTTCATCATCCGCAACTTTCTACTTGTCATCATCACGATAACTACTCATCAACTGGGTTTCTTCCTCCTCAG GTAGGAGTTGAAGATGCCTTGATAAACTACACCTGGAAGATGACGATCCCAGAGAAGGTGGAGATGGAGAAGTCCGTGATGAGTATGCACGGCCgtgattggatgatgaatgtaGGCCCACCATCCCCATGTTGCACTAGTACAAGAAGTACTGCTACTACTTCTAGACCACCCCTCAAGACCCTTCAACTCTTCCCTACCACTGCCGCTAATCTCAAAGAAGAATCCACGCCCTCCTACAATGCTCCCTCTTCCTCTAGCCTCACAGACAATTACTAA